One window of the Eucalyptus grandis isolate ANBG69807.140 chromosome 6, ASM1654582v1, whole genome shotgun sequence genome contains the following:
- the LOC104451763 gene encoding protein STICHEL-like 2 — translation MSYNHQADGARASSKPVKKDRQRSLSSLSGYLENPSQERLSSSGQMRRSSSFSVLAELPGGKSSVGSSYKVESKGWTVPWKWSRMRKAQRRKAIVAVGRRSVDGYGKSRRRSLKLNPLEDHLISSEDYLRDEMIHEKFSVLGMNFNNLTAGHHHHQKAGAEASWSQKENYSSTSLSLKYQPKRFEDIAGHEIIIKAISTSIRKHKVVSLYLFHGPNGTGKTSMAKILAMTLNCESSAHSQPCWNCRGCSTSLYMMELCSGSRFAGFEKIRTLIQSTSFAHTIPGFKVFIIKECHLLTAEAWDELLGIVEGIYGTQMVFILIAVDIDALPIMVSSRCQKYFFPKLKDMDIKLKLALIAAREGIILEREALQLIIAKAEGSLKEAENILDQLSLVGSRITTSVVQEMVHLIPRNKLNDLLRAAVSGETMETIKLTTELIRTGVEPQALVSQLASLIKDLLSNAATTNSQSSSLTITCNDKRVQKVGSNLINNQSERLCYALKVLIGVEKQSRSFIDQSTQMFAALLQIASQDNHNKISLRNNMPEDIVLPSVGNGKVDTGSIDAQHHKQTQNRIPMHCTSISETFEPHDLDRSDKSITMERMEENQNRRGKESEKEPKLARLNDLEEIWMDLVEKVESTNIRRFLCQQVKLASLTIASANAIVHLIFKKPEDKTTAEMCEESISKALQNALGCPVIVNMSLEPLDLRMVEYDGARTMKVQAGESSHFRKQQITASPPEANNYRTSPDYAKNQNTGDVLPIGPPEPEKQLEDSNINAPEGEEKATTHASQDNLSIQRHSSQENKADTVPAVEANYLLSPADATCLRRRKTTKHRWLSVSSIQHSDATVEPYSQDILFENANMDNEGRAKRNLNVKQSLSKDREDHHSHVDTKSRRPNLSWRCKDIFCPQRKVGNNGS, via the exons ATGAGCTATAATCATCAGGCCGATGGTGCCAGAGCCTCAAGTAAGCCGGTGAAGAAGGATAGGCAGAGATCCCTAAGTTCTCTGTCGGGCTACCTTGAGAATCCATCTCAAGAACGTTTGTCAAGTTCAGGTCAAATGCGGCGGAGCTCTTCTTTTTCGGTTTTAGCTGAGTTGCCAGGGGGAAAGAGTAGCGTTGGGTCAAGCTACAAAGTTGAAAGTAAAGGATGGACTGTTCCTTGGAAGTGGTCAAGAATGCGAAAGGCTCAGAGAAGGAAGGCGATTGTTGCGGTGGGTAGAAGGTCCGTGGATGGATATGGCAAGAGCAGAAGAAGATCTCTGAAGCTCAATCCCCTCGAGGATCACCTGATCTCATCGGAGGATTATTTGAGGGACGAAATGATTCACGAAAAGTTCTCCGTCTTGGGAATGAATTTCAATAATCTGACTGCTGGACATCACCATCATCAAAAGGCTGGAGCTGAAGCCAGTTGGAGCCAAAAAGAGAACTATTCGAGCACAAGCCTTTCTCTCAAGTACCAACCGAAGCGTTTTGAGGACATAGCAGGGCACGAGATCATTATCAAGGCAATTTCTACTTCTATTCGGAAGCATAAGGTTGTGTCCCTTTACCTGTTCCACGGCCCAAATGGCACAGGGAAGACATCAATGGCCAAGATACTAGCAATGACCCTGAACTGTGAATCCAGCGCACATTCTCAGCCATGCTGGAACTGCAGAGGGTGCTCAACAAGCCTTTACATGATGGAGTTGTGTTCAGGAAGCAGATTTGCTGGATTCGAAAAGATAAGGACACTCATCCAGAGCACATCATTTGCACATACAATACCAGGCTTTAAGGTCTTCATCATCAAAGAATGTCATTTACTGACAGCCGAAGCATGGGATGAACTTTTGGGCATAGTAGAAGGAATATATGGTACTCAGATGGTTTTTATCCTGATTGCCGTAGACATAGATGCCTTGCCCATAATGGTATCGTCAAGGTGTCAGAAGTACTTCTTTCCCAAACTCAAGGATATGGACATCAAACTCAAGCTTGCACTGATCGCTGCACGGGAAGGTATAATACTCGAAAGAGAAGCATTGCAGCTGATCATAGCCAAGGCAGAAGGATCCCTGAAAGAAGCAGAAAACATATTAGATCAGTTATCCTTAGTGGGGTCAAGAATCACTACTTCCGTGGTTCAAGAAATG GTACACCTGATCCCCCGCAACAAGCTCAATGACTTGCTCAGGGCAGCAGTATCAGGGGAAACAATGGAGACCATCAAACTCACAACAGAGCTAATTCGAACAGGTGTGGAACCACAAGCCCTGGTATCCCAATTGGCATCTCTCATCAAAGACCTACTCTCAAATGCCGCCACCACCAATTCTCAATCATCATCATTGACCATCACATGTAATGACAAGAGAGTGCAGAAAGTTGGCTCGAACCTCA TTAATAATCAATCAGAAAGGTTGTGCTATGCCTTGAAAGTGCTCATTGGAGTAGAGAAGCAATCGAGATCCTTCATAGACCAGAGTACCCAAATGTTTGCTGCTCTTCTACAGATTGCTTCACAAGACAACCACAACAAAATCTCTCTAAGAAATAACATGCCAGAGGATATCGTATTACCCTCAG TTGGAAATGGCAAAGTCGATACAGGGTCAATTGATGCACAGCATCATAAGCAAACCCAAAATAGAATCCCGATGCATTGTACTTCCATCAGTGAAACTTTTGAGCCACATGATCTAGACAGAAGTGACAAAAGCATAACCATGGAACGAATGGAAGAGAATCAAaatagaagaggaaaagaatctGAAAAGGAGCCTAAGTTGGCTCGACTCAATGACCTTGAAGAAATATGGATGGATTTGGTGGAAAAGGTAGAAAGCACAAATATCAGGCGATTCCTCTGCCAGCAAGTGAAGCTCGCATCATTGACCATAGCTAGTG CCAATGCCATTGTGCATTTGATCTTCAAGAAACCTGAAGACAAGACAACTGCTGAGATGTGTGAAGAAAGCATATCTAAGGCCTTACAAAATGCATTGGGGTGCCCTGTCATAGTAAATATGAGTCTAGAGCCACTTGACTTGAGAATGGTCGAATATGATGGAGCCAGAACCATGAAAGTACAAGCTGGAGAATCCAGTCATTtcagaaagcaacagataacAGCATCTCCTCCAGAGGCCAATAATTACCGCACCAGTCCTGATTATGCCAAAAACCAGAATACAGGCGATGTTTTGCCTATAGGGCCTCCAGAACCAGAAAAGCAGTTGGAAGATAGCAACATTAACGCTccagaaggagaagaaaaggcaaCCACACATGCATCCCAAGATAATCTATCTATTCAGAGACACTCATCACAGGAGAACAAAGCGGACACGGTCCCAGCTGTGGAAGCAAACTATCTATTGTCACCAGCTGATGCAACCTGTCtcagaagaaggaaaacaacAAAGCATCGATGGCTGTCAGTATCTTCTATACAGCACAGTGACGCAACTGTCGAACCATACAGTCAGGACATATTGTTTGAGAATGCAAATATGGACAATGAGGGTAGAGCAAAAAGAAACTTGAATGTCAAGCAGAGCTTATCAAAGGATAGAGAAGATCATCATTCCCATGTTGATACAAAAAGCAG GCGACCTAATCTTTCTTGGAGGTGCAAGGACATTTTCTGTCCGCAGAGAAAAGTAGGAAATAATGGATCGTGA
- the LOC104449056 gene encoding peroxisomal nicotinamide adenine dinucleotide carrier, which yields MSNAVANGLAGAGGGIIAQIITYPLQTVNTRQQTERVAKKGLGGADKKALPAQTRPAAGTLLQILQVLKTEGWGGLYSGLKPSLFGTAASQGVYYYFYQVFKNRAEAIAAARKKKGRGDGTVGMFSWLVVAAIAGSLNVLLTIPIWVLVTRMQTHTQAERKIMEGKKEALLAEALERGWEESTLHDKLTELESVKPRPYGTLQAAQEVHREAGVAGFWKGIIPTLIMVCNPSIQFMIYETSLKHLRAKHSASKRGLKNVNALEVFLLGALAKLGATVSTYPLLVVKSRLQAKQEIGGNVSLRYTGTFDAIIKMIRYEGVQAFYKGMSTKIVQSVFAASVLFMIKEELVKAYMLLADKGQKVLLDLSKRSLTKI from the exons ATGTCGAACGCCGTCGCCAACGGCCTCGCCGGCGCCGGAGGCGGCATCATTGCTCAGATCATCACCTATCCTCTCCAGACg GTGAACACGCGGCAGCAAACCGAGCGAGTGGCGAAGAAAGGCCTCGGCGGCGCCGACAAGAAGGCTTTGCCTGCTCAGACGCGGCCCGCGGCCGGCACTCTCCTTCAGATCCTCCAG GTTCTGAAGACGGAAGGTTGGGGCGGACTGTATAGCGGACTCAAGCCTTCTCTGTTCGGCACCGCGGCTTCGCAG GGGGTATACTACTATTTCTATCAGGTTTTCAAAAACAGAGCTGAGGCGATTGCCGCTGCTCGTAAGAAGAAAGGCCGTGGGGATGGAACCGTTGGTATGTTCTCTTGGCTTGTTGTGGCGGCTATTGCTGG GTCCTTGAATGTGTTACTGACCATTCCTATCTGGGTTCTCGTCACTAGGATGCAG ACGCATACTCAagcagaaagaaaaataatggaggGCAAAAAGGAAGCTCTATTGGCTGAAGCATTGGAAAGGGGTTGGGAAGAATCTACTTTACATGATAAATTGACTGAACTTGAATCAGTGAAACCTCGTCCATATGGTACTCTTCAGGCG GCTCAAGAGGTGCACAGGGAAGCAGGTGTTGCGGGATTCTGGAAGGGTATTATTCCAACATTAATTATG GTTTGCAATCCATCAATCCAATTCATGATCTATGAAACCTCCTTAAAGCACTTGAGAGCAAAGCATTCCGCTAGTAAGAGGGGATTGAAAAATGTGAATGCTTTGGAG GTCTTCTTGTTGGGGGCTTTGGCAAAACTCGGGGCAACTGTTTCAACATACCCTCTGTTAGTTGTGAAG TCAAGGTTGCAAGCAAAACAGGAGATCGGGGGGAATGTTTCTTTGAGATACACAG GTACATTTGATGCGATCATTAAAATGATCCGTTATGAAGGAGTGCAAGCATTTTATAAGGGTATGAGCACAAAGATAGTACAAAGTGTTTTTGCAGCTTCTGTGCTATTCATGATCAAGGAGGAACTTGTCAAGGCTTATATGCTGCTGGCAGATAAGGGCCAGAAGGTTTTGTTGGATTTGTCTAAACGATCactcacaaagatataa